The Tripterygium wilfordii isolate XIE 37 chromosome 18, ASM1340144v1, whole genome shotgun sequence nucleotide sequence TGGGGACCATTCAAAGTCTGTATCTTGGGATATCACAGTGACATTAAAATCCTTGCAATTTaatgttaatatatattaataactaGTAAATCGCAGATGGAGCTAGCTAGCACAAATACAGTGAGAAGAACATTGATACATGCCACACAGACGCACACAGCAGAAATAATGATAAGTaaagtatatacatacatacatacatatatatatatatgatgaagtTGAACATACCAGTTTACTTGAGAAACGAGGGTGTTTTATCAAAGTATGTTTGAGGCCGTCTATGAAAACAGCGGGATCGATGCTAgttttgcaccccatttttgcGATGATGTGGCAGTTGAAGCTGGGATCATGAAACACACGCGCCGCCGGACTCAGAGGCTCTTCAGAGGTTGTTGTGGTGCCGCCACCACGAGGACCAACTTCAACTCTCATTTGTCTAATCGTCTGAACTGTATATGATAGCTCTTCCCTGGCCAAATTCAAGGATTCATTTGCTTCTTTCTCTCTGGTCTACTCCCTCACCACcactaccaccaccacctctAAGGCTCTAACTTCAACACCGGGGCTTGTCGCCTCTCTCTCTGACCACCCCACCTTCAACTCCAACAGCTTTATTTTATGTAGCTTCCGAGTCAAATAAATGATATTGCAAAGTCAAAGAAGATGAGCCGTAGATATGGACTCAGTGAAGCTTTTGATGGTTCTCTCTCGATGTGAGTATATGACCATCCTAATATCCTACTATATTAAATTATAGTCCtggaatataaaaatatattgatgAGATGAGTGCTGAATCACAGTCAcgtaatataaaatatttttgaacgATGGACATTAGAGTTCGACCCAGGAGTAAGATTACGAAACTGCCCATGGACTGACTTGTAGAAAAACCTCACAAAATTGACAAACTACCTTCTCCTCTCTTCAAATTAGTTTCAGGGTGCATTACAAAACATGTGTccatactttcttttttttttatttttatttttatctggACATGTGTCCATACTTACCTTTTCCCATCCCATCCCCTCCCCATGTGTGCAACTGGATCCTTCTCAGGCCCAACGCTGTCCTATTCTATTCTCGCCTCTACCTTCAACCCCATTAAATTACATGCCCATGACTCTTCGCTGTTTACACCTCTGCCTTTTCGACTCACATATCCCATTCCATGATGCATTGCATATGGGTATACTTAGGGGTGGCAAAAGAAATCGGTTCTGGGTTGAACAACATCCacgtgtttacaaaatatttacatatctgaACCCTAACCCTAATTAAATTTCATACATACATTTGGTCACATTAGGGgtttgcaattaggtcattTTTCTGGATTAATAGAAGCCGAAACTCGATATAGCCACCCATTTAAAAACCATTCcagagaacaaaaaatattggcACATGCAAGAAGTAGAACACACAACAGACTGTCCAGCTCCGAGAACACACAATCATGGACAAAAGGCTTAAACATCAGCTGCTCAACTACAAAGGTTCGGTATGCACACTCCCCCATCTGAATTCTGCTGCTCCTTCCATATTCTCCCAGTAACTCTCAATTTCAGTTCTTTCCTATCCCCACCGGAGAAGAAAAGGGCCATGTTGCGCTGGATGATAAGACCGTCGTGGCTATCTCTTACCTTCCGGTGGCTATCCCGGACGCTTCTTGGCGTACCTTCCCATATCTGCTTCCTGCCATTTGCCCCAACCTCTAAGCTGTAGCTATAATTCCGAGCCTCAGCCTCATCACCCATGAAACGGAGGAATGCCATGTAAACTGGTGCTGTTCCAAGCTGGAAGGCTTCAAAGTGAAGGCAGAAGTATTGCCCAAAACAATGGAAGACCTGATCAAATGagaagatatatatacacagcaATTTTGAGAAATTATATTAAAATGAATATTCAGTCAACTAGAGAAATTCATACAGTAATGGCATGAAAAACATGGAAATCAACCATTTAACATATTTTTAGGGTATTTTGTACCCCAGACCagatgagaaaaatgaaaatgtttaAATGGTGAGGAGCTCCAGTCACATCTGTGAATAAGCTACTTATCATATAAAGTAACAACCACAGACATGCAAGTATCCATCTATTTTTCATGGAGATTTTCCATCGCCAAAGCCAATCATGAGATGAtaataacatttatttattttcaagaCTTGCACACAATGAAAATCATTCAGACATCCAACAACGCCACTTAGATTGATCGTTGCTGCAAACTCAAccggaaaaaaaagagttaaagcAACATTACACTAACCGTTAGCATCCAAGTTGCATTCTCTACTTCCCGGGGGTTGGACTTAACATAACGATGGTTGAATGTACATCCTGTGTGCATGTCAACCTTGTGGTCATCCCTCAAATGAGTAACTAGGAAAGGAATATCTCCAGTAACAGAACACTCTGATCCAGCATATGGACAATTATATGGCCTAAAGTTGCATATTGTCTCGTGCTTAAGTTTGCTGTAATAGGGAAATATCTCTTGGCATCCCAAGCTATAAAACTTACAAGGCAAATCAAGTGACTCAGCCACCTTCTCCAGTGCTAAACACCTAATATCTCCAAGCTCCTGTCTACAAGTGGGGCATCGGTTTTGTACCCTTGTTTTACAGGTGGAACATAGTGTGTGACCATTGTGGCACTGCAGGGGGGAAAGAACAACATCATTAGCAACTAGCAAATTCCTGATGATTCttctacacatttataattaacATACAAATACACCCACGCATGCACACAGCTGCACCCACACATGCATGTGTCCACACATATAATGATGATTCTGTACATAACATGAAATCCATGAGAGACAGATCAAGCGAATGCAAAACTATGAACAAGCCAAAGGAAACAAAGTGCATAATTCTATTAAAGTGACAATGAGGGCAGAGTGCAACAAGACACATAAGTTTTAACCTTAACTCGTAAAACCATACATGAGATGATATGTTACTTGGACTACGGTTAATGTGGCTGTTATCGTGTCACATTGGTGTGATTAAACTAGCTTGAAAATGAAGACATGCAACATCTATGCCTCAGATACAGTTCAGCGTTTCCTACAGGTCCTCTCTCAAGTCCAGCAGAGGATCTCTTGAGAACATGGAACCTCTCTAAGCAAGGGCCAGATTGTTCCCCACCTTACATAGTAACCCCAAAACAACACCAATCATCTGCAAAACACCAGCATCAATTAAATGCCAGAAAGGGAATTAGATGTTTTGGCTAAACCCTAAGCCCTATTCACGACATTATTCATGAAGGCAAATGAATGATACAAAACTTGATTGATCTCAAATCTGGTCGAACAGCTACATACAAATTTCTAGATAGCTCTATGCCAGGCAATAACATATTCAACAAATCAAGCCCCACTCAATGTTAGACCTTTAGGATCATCAATCTGAATAACAAATTCTGCAACAGGTCCGCTACACCAGTTACTTCATAACTGCTCTCTCCATTGTAATTCATAATATGCATACATGAGAAGGCAAAGGATGGATTGAACTTCAATAGTCTTGGCAGAATCGTACATGCATCCAAGCACCACAACTTAAGAAGAACATAAGTCCATCAAGCTGGAATGACCATATCTACTTGTACATTTCACGACTCACAACTTCTAAAACCCACCTACCCCCATATCTCCAGGCACCAAAAGGATAGGAAAATAAGGAGGAGGGGGGGAAGGGTCTTTCCCTTACCATCATCATCTAAGCCTTAATCCAAAACCATTCCCTAAGCCAGCGAACACAAATCCCATCAAGCAGCAGTCTTAAATCAATCCCTCAAAAAGTCCCAATTTTGATGTTTTCCTCCGGGTACGCCTTAAACAAATTTAATTCGCAATCAAATAGCACACCATACATTACCTTTAACAAAATAAAACGCCATTCATATACCCATGAAATCAACAATATAATTAACCACATTCGAGTAAAACCCAGTTACAAAAACGGAAATCCAATTTGCATAATTCCTACGTTTATGAGACATCAAAGCATGACGAACAGACCTGATGAATAGGAGGGTACATGGAATTGGTGCAGACAGGGCATTCCAGCAACTCGTGGACGCTGGTGGCAGGAGCGATCGCCGTCGGACCCAAAATATTGCCATTATTTCCGCCGTTGGCATTGTGAAGCTTTGATGAAGAGAATTGATGAAGATTGTGGAGATGAGGATGTGATGGATGGTGTAGACTGTGGTGATGGATCCCATCCTCATCGAACCCATCTGAGGATGACAAACACTCCACTGTGTCCAACTCCATCACGAAGTAAACCAACCAAAAAGTTCAGAACTTTATATCAAAATCGCActcaaaatcaataaataataatttatggGTTTCCTTCGGCTTTTCTTCCCTTCTTCTCTCgcccctccctctctcttctttctttattttctcgtGGGTTTCTCTGGAAAATTCAGCAGAGAAAGGAGAGGGAAACAGATTCCAAAGAACCGATCTCTTTCTACCTTCAAAAAGaggttcttttcttctttctccctctctctgcAGTCTGCACTCTATCTCCCTTACATTGCTCGCGGGACAGAAATAATAGAAACCGTTGATGCTCAGGCTAGGAGTTAGATTCGGGAAAAAATCCAACGGTTACCAGATTTCAACGTTTGTTTCGTGTAGATTAGGACAGGTTGCTTAACAGGATTTTAAATATGTATTCCAAAAATTGGCAAACTGCTTCACTCGTGTAGAATTGATCTGTGTAAACGTTCTTATCCCTGTCCAAATGTTCTGTTATCAGTTAAAAGTAGGGGAAAAAATAAGTCTCTATTTCATTGTTTCCCAACTAAATTGTTCTGATTTTATAATTGCATTTCTAAATAGAAGACTAGATTTCCTAATTTGATATCACATGATGCTCCATAATAATTCTCAAGACCATATCTCACATTctatttatataatttaattgAATACTATATAAATAAAGTTTTAACACATCTCacacaaataacattttttaaGCATAAGAACCAATAGTGACGACTTATGAACAACAAATTCGTGTGCCCGTGGcacaaaatgacaaaatatCTTAATGTATATGAGAGCTTGGATTTCAGACACTCCACAAACTAATTATAGCATTTGAAATAGTGCAATGCTGAGAGCATCATATAAAAACATAACTGGAATGCACTTtgacatcatcaagcaataaatggaatgtaataataatcataaaaatATAACATCTGATGTGCAGCCAGGATTGGGTGCCACTTGGCTTTTCTGGACTTCATGATTATGGCCTATTAAAGAACTTTTACCTGAACATTGAGTGAAGTACAGATAAAGCAACCACAAAGAGTTCTCGTTACATGATGCATTGGACACTgtaagaaaatatcaaaaagaATCCTCATGCCACATCCAAGAACCTTTGCTTCCCCTCTTGCAGACTTGATAAAAATTCTCATCTCAGAGGGTAGGCTACTGCCTATTGGTACATCCAGTATACTTGGTGGTATTTGCTTATTGCTTTTCTTGATTATATCAGGACCCCCCAAAAATAAACTGGCAATTTAATTACAACATTGCTTCTGCATCATCAAAAACAAAGTTCACAACTATAGCCATTACCTTATCGATATCTAATGAAACTTGGTGCTCGGATACTTGCATGGTTTATCTGACAGGGATGCGCGCATACTTTAGTAGAAGAGCCAAAAAAGCAGGCAATATAGAGAAAAACAGGAATTgtttaacaaaaacaaatttatgcCGAAAGTTTAAGCCGTTTCTTACTCCATTGCTGACATCAGATTTGCAGCTTCACTCGTAGCAAAACTAGCAGCATACAGTGCCATCTTCTTCACCTATAACAAGAAATTTTTGTTTAGTATGGAAAACATTTCAGGTATAAACATCCGTGGCAGCACAACTGACTACTGGGTTACAGGATATAACGCAATCAAGCTATTTCAAAGGGTTAGAAGTTGGAACATGCACAAAGGCATGCACAGAGCTATTCTCTTAAACCCTGTAATTTTACGTTAGATAATATGTACCTCTAGCTTATCTTGCTTGGCTCCATGGCCTTTGGGAAGCAGACGGAAATCTTCTGTCAATCGAATGCACTCTTGAACATTTTCAGGGGACACAAAGTCAAGGGCCACTTTAATGCATGACTGGGAgaggaaaaaaggaagaagaagataccATTAACATTGATATGGCATTTAACTCTAGATCAAAACATTAAACAAACGTTGTTtcaataaactagcaagatcATACTTTGCTTATTTGCATGATATGATTGCAAACAACAGAGTATAACTCTGACAATATAAGAATCCAATTTATCTTAAACAGTATTGATTTCATTAGTACTGCCTAACGGACTTAATTTCCCACGATTGGAAGGCTGCCTCACTATCAATCAAATTGAAGCTCTGTTGTCATGCAATGATTTCATGTGTCGATGACAAGCCACATCCCTTATTAGAAGGAAATATAGATTCAACTGGCAAGCAACATAAAAAAGCGAACTAGATCAAATAAGACTTGCACCTGTCTATTTCTAACTTGATGTGGGCATCCTGCCGGAATGAAAACCGCCTCTCCAAGATGTTGCTCAAACGTCCAAGGTTCAATATCTAGAAAAATAGCTTCCAATAAGCAATGCAGGCATATCTATGTATGTATTTGCAGATTGATAGTTGAGACAACGTCTTACTGAATTCCTCCTTTAGCTGCCTTTTATGTCTCTCATTCAGATAAAGTGTCTGGTCATGGATAGGATGAATAACCTGGAGCAAATAAACTATATCAATCTAAAGAGTCTAACCAACAAGGATATCACCAGCATTGGTAGGCTGTACGATACACACAGTGCTCACAGGAAGATTACTGATGTCACGAAATTCCGTCTGATGTTTCTCTAAGTACTCAATCAATTTCGGCACATCTTGCCTACGAAAGATGTCCCAAACAGCACCGCCACATACAACGTCATTATTTGTTCTCACACAATCTTCTTCCAAAAAGGAGCTCGAATCATCAGCACGAGAGTTGAAAATCTGTATGCTTGTAGCTAAGTCTCCTAACTCGTTGGAGGTAGTTTGTTGTTCATCGAGCTTCCCTTCCTTTGCATATAACCATTCCAATGAGGAGTCACTCTCAATAGTAACCCCATTATGAGAGAATCCAGGGCTATTTGTTTCATctttacaaaatattttctgGGGATTCATTTTAAAAGTACCTGATAGCTCATGCTTTTTTCCATAAAGCTTACACAAATCTTCAGCTTCAAATtccttttttaaattttcttcaaCTTTCCTCTGCCATTGAGCCACCTTCACTTTGGTTGTGTGAGTCAGCACATTAACCTGGATGAAAATTAGAACGATAGACATGAGTAGCTTATAATTACCTAGACAATATGGGAGGTGGCATCACAGGAAAACAAGTAAAGAAATGGATTCAAGAATAAATTGATGATAAGTTCATGGAATATGAACTTTGAACCACTAAGTCGAAACAAAAATTCACTGTGCATACTCTATCAATTcaccttttttcttcctttttccacACCATTTCAGTGTCTTCGATTGAAGCAGGAGAGGACCAGATGTTACTAACATATATCTATCGTTTACAgatacacacaaacaaaaacacGAGTGAATGTATCTTGGAAGCAGTAAATCACATTTACTAACATTTGAGCTTCTATTGGATTCGAAGCAATTTTAAAAGTTCTTCCCTTCTCAATGGTTGGGTTTGAGTCGCATGGCAATGAAATTTTTGAACACAAAAGGAAAATACAAATTGGTTTTTAATGGCAGCAAATTGAATTATACTTTGGATACATGAGCATATAAATCAAAGCCAGGAGAACCTCACAGAAATTTGATGACAAACACGGGCAATTAATGCCTGCTAGATTTTCTAACGAGGTTTCATATTTGGGATTTAAGGTAGGGAAGCCAAATAACAAGGTCAAGTACAGAAAGACTAAAAAAACACAAGGATGGAATCAACTCAAAAATCAAGAACCATTTCAGCCAAATATTGCATACCGCATCAGAAATGTCACAGTGCAATTTGGTCACTGAATCACCTCTACCAAGTTCTTCCACAGATCCATAGGCAATGTATGTTTTTGGTCCCAAGTCCGGCTTCAAAACAGCTGGAAGCTTTGTAGCAATGTTTAGAAGACCAGATTTTGGATGAGTATAATCCTTGTAGGGAAGCATGGCAGTAAACTCAGCACCATGCCTTGGCAAACACTCTTCAAACGAATTTTTTGGAGGCCAATCTTTCAACTTCAACATCTCCGGCCACCCATTTTTATACCAACGACCCTTTAAATAACCCTTGAAGAACTggaaaatattaatttcaacctgtAGCAGCAAGAGGGAATGCAGACTTTGTTCACAAACTACAAGTGCAACAAATTACTTTCAGCAGAAAAAAATTAGCTAATTGTGCACCATATGCTAATAGCATTGGATGATAGAAACACAAGCATGCACTCATGCTCAATATAATGTAAGATGTCCTGGGTTGGAAAATTTCTCCATGTACTGACTTTGTCTAGTTTTCTTTGACTCATTCAGAGAGATTTCAGAAAGGGAAGGATTTTGCTTGATTAAAAAGAATGTCTTTTGACAACAGGCATCACATCATCGGGGAGAAAAATTGTAAAATAGCAATTACAAGAGAGTTAATGCAACTTCAAAATGTATGAAGAAAAATATACCTCACACCAATCCAAGCAATCAATAGCTTTAACCTTGTGTGCCTCCTCCTTTAATATCTTTGTGGCACCTATAAAAGCCCTCCACATCACCATTGGATCCCAACTAAGTCCCGAACTTTTCTCGAGTACATTTCTAACAATAACTGGTTCACCTTTCCTCCAATGCATTTGAAAATGGTCAATTGCACTGTCATCCACCTGAATTGAATCTGGGCAGTACAGGAAGTTATCATGACTTTTCTCTCTCCAGGCCGCCTGCCTTACTTCAACATGTTTTTCTTCATTGTCCAAATTACTGGTAGGACGGCACAACGAGCATTCGTGAGAAATATCTATGCTTGGTGACTTATACGTACTAGTCAATCTCTCTGCACTCTTAACTAGCTTGTCAACCCAATTCGCTTCAAAGATGCGCTTAAGCACCAGTATCTGACTACCACAACCTCGATGAACAATTGGAGGACAAGGAATCCTACCATCAGCCTCTGTGCACGCAGGAAGGTCGCAAATATCAGCTTTTGTCTCATTTCCACGAAGGGCCACTTGGCTCTCCAAACCATTCCAATGCTCAGGAATTTTGTCATTCAAAGCTGTATCTTTCCTATATCCTCTTTCAGCATATTGTAGATTAGATGATCCTTCCTCTTTACTTCTAGTCTGAAATTCTCCTCTAATTTCCCGACAGCAAGTGAGGCAGAGATCATAAGAACAAGCAGGGTTTGGACAGCTTCTGTGGAAGTTGACAATGGATGTGTTGCAATTATCACTGTTGCACAAGGACAAGTTCCAGGTTAAATGGTCTACCATCAGAAATATTGAAATCACAATACCATTTTCTTTTTCGAGAAACAGCGAGTTGTGACATAGCACTGCAGGGTGCAAAACTAGCAGTATAATAAACCAACATACCCCCAACATCCTATCTTCCATCAAAAATGGAAGCAAAAGATGATTATTGAAGTTTTTCAACATACAGAACTGCTTCAAGAATATTAGGAAATAGCCACTCACCAATGCAGGAGGAAGAACGACCAGTATAAGATGAGAAAGGACAATTAACAATTCTACATAAACATAATCGTAGTGTCCAATCTTCAAACACAAAGAACGAATTAGAAATAATGCTTCTCTAGacatttgtatttttattaatatgctTGTTCACAATGTTTAATTACTCCTGCTATAGTTTGGACCAACAGCCTTTCCAGAAAAGTTCCATACTAAGCCTTAGTGTAGATTGTACACGCAATGTACCAAAGTACCCTTCTCCTTTTAACACATAAAAACTAGATGTTTTTCAAAGGAACAAAAGGCAGAGGGACAATAAAAAGTGGCACAAGACACATAAATCCAAACCACAAGAAAAGAGgaaatattattataaaaaataaacagaCCTCATCTCATGCACTGGATCACCATTAAAATATAACTTATCAACAAGCCTCAAAACGATAATTTCAACCATGATGCATAAATTGCATATACCATCAAATCCTATACAGTGAAAGGTAATGGAGGAGCATCCACAACATGGGGACAATTGGTTTCCTTCAGGCCCATGGTTAGGCCCCAgcaatatattttattgatcTGTTTCCCAATTAAAAGCAGTGCAACTGCCAGCATGAAGCTAACCACAAATCTGTTTTTTCCTATGCCTCATTTTAACTATCAAACCTTTCCCAATAATTATAActaaaccaaataaaaaaaaatattgcataTAGATGCCAGAAGTTTAATTCATAAATTTCTAGTTCCAGCCCCGGCAATTTGGGAGAGTTAAAATCATACCAATAGACTcgatcatcatcttcaattaCAGATCTTGGCACAGTATCTTCTGTCAGTGGCTCACCTATGAAACAAGAAAGGAGCATACATATCATTACACATTTCAAAGCTGAAGGTTATGGACTAATAATTGTCTCTGAGTACTACCAAAAATATTTGCTTCCACATCCAGTTCAGAAGACTGCTCTTGTTGAATATCTCTGAGGAGAGGCAGGGTTCTATCCAGCAAATAAAGCAGCTTTTGCAATTTGGTATCTACTTCTTCTTCCTGCACGACCTTTCAAAAATACACGTCTTATTTGACATCAGAAATTCATGCATTCAAAACAATAGCAATGGCaacaaaaagaaggaagaaaaggcaCACACCAGCACAGCTAAATCCTCCTTGAGACACAACCTGCAATTGCAGTTACCACAGCAAAATGGGCACGCAATCTCTacatcttttcttgttttgtcaGGGTACCTGATTCATTGCCTAAAACACTATTATGATCATTGGATGAGAAACATTTCGCATTTGTAAAATAAATCatcataaagatgccaatcaccAGTCTTCAAGACACCTGTCCATCCAGAGAGAATATCTAGATGAAGTTTGATCATAATTGAATGTTCCCATAACATCTATTGGTACGTCCTTACCAGAattcataaaatattttatgaaaGTTGGCTCCAAAATCATGTTTAGGCTTCTGGTAATACTTTTCGTAAGCAAAAGCAATTTGCAAGATCACATTACCACTTTGAAAGGCACTTATGACAATATCGTCTTCTTTGACAGTGTGAACAAATGACAACTTTGTTCCTTTTGCTCCTTAAGCACTGGTGGCACCTCAAACccctttccttctttttccagCTGGTAGCATCCTAATATAGAAACGACATTCTTCAGATTATATGGCAACTTCAAATTGGATGACTTAATCGATAAAATGCTATTATAGCAATCAATTGATCAGCCAAGTAAATCTTTTAAGAGGAAAATGGCAAAGGAGATCACTCAGTAACTATAGGACATGTCCACAAGACAACAGAAGATAATGGAGGGATCCATCAACGATTCAAAGGTACAAAGAGCAAAGTACATTCATAAGTAACAAAGATTTTCCTTTTGTCtttgcattattatttttttccaattttttctaAATAAAAGATCAGGGGGAATTCAatacgacaaaaaaaaaaaaaacacttaaacTTATAAAGATGTGTCTCTAGTCCAAGTAGGTTCCTTGTTTCCTGATGTATAAGTTTGGTTGATTGCTCGGAATCCTGAATCTGTGCTCATGATTATTCAAAATCAAGCTTTTGCTGTTTTTAAGCGAATGCCAAAAATATCAACTAGGCTATGAAAATTAGGGAATCACAGGTTTTGAAAAAACTCACAATTGGCCTGCCCCGCTTTTCCATCGACCTTCCATCTCCTCTATTCCTGTTCTTGATTTCCCCAATCCGGCTCTGATCTTCTTCAGCAGAGAgtggcttcttcttctttgaacACTTTGGTCTGCCACGTTTTGGCACTAGAGTCATATTTCCAATACTGGTAGCAGAAATTTTCTGTTCACCAGCCATTGCTCCTACCTCTTCACTCAAAAAAGTGGTTCTACCACCGTCCAACCCTTCTATGGCAACAATCCTATCAGCAACATTATGACTGGTC carries:
- the LOC119984887 gene encoding uncharacterized protein LOC119984887 isoform X3; the encoded protein is MDEYRRCSRSTGNWRCGERASTGRALCEKHYMFMVKRNEEIKEKKRKRDNGTGAELGSQKRSRNRQGSDENSKMMLQRVGGEDGLPNTDVGFCGEGIHGVCGMKNGENDTSVFCGSVLVPSEPCEEDGGARTNGAEEAQGGVSAEVAWNNSCLGHGGEANAGNGDIRLGEGGNQDELCAFSVHGEGVGSLFGGVHGGNIGLCYNGNGFQCLNTESGCASLDAIQNLFGEITYGDGGEGNQNGYLEDSQHDKDEVIPKKSKPGRPKGSKNKPKIHADDGTKDEDKLLRGKRKFGRPKGSKNQMKKLAGEEQLVPVEVTGDNGEGIVREKIGLVENAGKILQIRKLGRPKGSKNKKTAFAAGNQEIISNHADGGDETMTLLGLEKEQTSLFGKGDQAVSAELTGVDGGANGNFQPKRIPNQPKGSKGEDKKAAGDSEEGNNIVQRKERRGRPKGSKNKKKNVAGDGVAGYSEVGNKIVQPKENRGSPKGSKSKEKNVAGDGAAGDSEEGNKIVQQKERRGRPKGSKNKEKNVAGDGAAGNSEEGTKIVQQKERRGRPKGSKSKKKIIAGNGAAGDSENGNKIFQQKERRGGLKGSKIKKHSLVADNQDIYVQTVETSHNVADRIVAIEGLDGGRTTFLSEEVGAMAGEQKISATSIGNMTLVPKRGRPKCSKKKKPLSAEEDQSRIGEIKNRNRGDGRSMEKRGRPIDATSWKKKERGLRCHQCLRSKRNKVVICSHCQRRRYCHKCLSKWYPDKTRKDVEIACPFCCGNCNCRLCLKEDLAVLVVQEEEVDTKLQKLLYLLDRTLPLLRDIQQEQSSELDVEANIFGEPLTEDTVPRSVIEDDDRVYCDNCNTSIVNFHRSCPNPACSYDLCLTCCREIRGEFQTRSKEEGSSNLQYAERGYRKDTALNDKIPEHWNGLESQVALRGNETKADICDLPACTEADGRIPCPPIVHRGCGSQILVLKRIFEANWVDKLVKSAERLTSTYKSPSIDISHECSLCRPTSNLDNEEKHVEVRQAAWREKSHDNFLYCPDSIQVDDSAIDHFQMHWRKGEPVIVRNVLEKSSGLSWDPMVMWRAFIGATKILKEEAHKVKAIDCLDWCEVEINIFQFFKGYLKGRWYKNGWPEMLKLKDWPPKNSFEECLPRHGAEFTAMLPYKDYTHPKSGLLNIATKLPAVLKPDLGPKTYIAYGSVEELGRGDSVTKLHCDISDAVNVLTHTTKVKVAQWQRKVEENLKKEFEAEDLCKLYGKKHELSGTFKMNPQKIFCKDETNSPGFSHNGVTIESDSSLEWLYAKEGKLDEQQTTSNELGDLATSIQIFNSRADDSSSFLEEDCVRTNNDVVCGGAVWDIFRRQDVPKLIEYLEKHQTEFRDISNLPVIHPIHDQTLYLNERHKRQLKEEFNIEPWTFEQHLGEAVFIPAGCPHQVRNRQSCIKVALDFVSPENVQECIRLTEDFRLLPKGHGAKQDKLEVKKMALYAASFATSEAANLMSAME
- the LOC119984887 gene encoding uncharacterized protein LOC119984887 isoform X1, coding for MDEYRRCSRSTGNWRCGERASTGRALCEKHYMFMVKRNEEIKEKKRKRDNGTGAELGSQKRSRNRQGSDENSKMMLQRVGGEDGLPNTDVGFCGEGIHGVCGMKNGENDTSVFCGSVLVPSEPCEEDGGARTNGAEEAQGGVSAEVAWNNSCLGHGGEANAGNGDIRLGEGGNQDELCAFSVHGEGVGSLFGGVHGGNIGLCYNGNGFQCLNTESGCASLDAIQNLFGEITYGDGGEGNQNGYLEDSQHDKDEVIPKKSKPGRPKGSKNKPKIHADDGTKDEDKLLRGKRKFGRPKGSKNQMKKLAGEEQLVPVEVTGDNGEGIVREKIGLVENAGKILQIRKLGRPKGSKNKKTAFAAGNQEIISNHADGGDETMTLLGLEKEQTSLFGKGDQAVSAELTGVDGGANGNFQPKRIPNQPKGSKGEDKKAAGDSEEGNNIVQRKERRGRPKGSKNKKKNVAGDGVAGYSEVGNKIVQPKENRGSPKGSKSKEKNVAGDGAAGDSEEGNKIVQQKERRGRPKGSKNKEKNVAGDGAAGNSEEGTKIVQQKERRGRPKGSKSKKKIIAGNGAAGDSENGNKIFQQKERRGGLKGSKIKKHSLVADNQDIYVQTVETSHNVADRIVAIEGLDGGRTTFLSEEVGAMAGEQKISATSIGNMTLVPKRGRPKCSKKKKPLSAEEDQSRIGEIKNRNRGDGRSMEKRGRPIDATSWKKKERGLRCHQCLRSKRNKVVICSHCQRRRYCHKCLSKWYPDKTRKDVEIACPFCCGNCNCRLCLKEDLAVLVVQEEEVDTKLQKLLYLLDRTLPLLRDIQQEQSSELDVEANIFGEPLTEDTVPRSVIEDDDRVYCDNCNTSIVNFHRSCPNPACSYDLCLTCCREIRGEFQTRSKEEGSSNLQYAERGYRKDTALNDKIPEHWNGLESQVALRGNETKADICDLPACTEADGRIPCPPIVHRGCGSQILVLKRIFEANWVDKLVKSAERLTSTYKSPSIDISHECSLCRPTSNLDNEEKHVEVRQAAWREKSHDNFLYCPDSIQVDDSAIDHFQMHWRKGEPVIVRNVLEKSSGLSWDPMVMWRAFIGATKILKEEAHKVKAIDCLDWCEVEINIFQFFKGYLKGRWYKNGWPEMLKLKDWPPKNSFEECLPRHGAEFTAMLPYKDYTHPKSGLLNIATKLPAVLKPDLGPKTYIAYGSVEELGRGDSVTKLHCDISDAVNVLTHTTKVKVAQWQRKVEENLKKEFEAEDLCKLYGKKHELSGTFKMNPQKIFCKDETNSPGFSHNGVTIESDSSLEWLYAKEGKLDEQQTTSNELGDLATSIQIFNSRADDSSSFLEEDCVRTNNDVVCGGAVWDIFRRQDVPKLIEYLEKHQTEFRDISNLPVSTVIHPIHDQTLYLNERHKRQLKEEFNIEPWTFEQHLGEAVFIPAGCPHQVRNRQSCIKVALDFVSPENVQECIRLTEDFRLLPKGHGAKQDKLEVKKMALYAASFATSEAANLMSAME